In a single window of the Candidatus Bathyarchaeia archaeon genome:
- a CDS encoding uracil-DNA glycosylase: MLQELRNVVHLSKAELMEKIAGEVRVCVKCPLWKGRKKAVAGEGNIDAAVVFVGEAPGHWEDVKGLPFVGAAGRVLDGLLKGISLPRERVFITNVVKCRPPENRDPRQLEIATCTSLYLDRQICLIEPRVIVTLGRHSTTYVLSKAGFKETDGISKFRGKIYKVKFLNVPLVIVPMYHPASVLHNPRYRDELKKDFQLLKKELRKRRLV, from the coding sequence ATGCTACAAGAACTGAGAAACGTGGTTCACTTGTCTAAGGCTGAGCTGATGGAGAAGATTGCCGGCGAGGTTAGAGTCTGTGTCAAGTGTCCTCTTTGGAAAGGGCGCAAGAAGGCGGTTGCTGGCGAGGGCAATATTGACGCCGCGGTTGTTTTTGTGGGTGAGGCGCCGGGGCATTGGGAAGATGTTAAGGGTTTGCCTTTTGTGGGCGCTGCTGGCAGAGTTCTTGACGGGCTTCTGAAGGGTATAAGTCTTCCACGTGAACGCGTTTTCATCACTAATGTTGTGAAATGCAGGCCGCCTGAAAATCGTGATCCAAGACAGCTAGAGATCGCCACGTGTACTTCGTTGTACCTTGATCGTCAGATTTGCCTGATTGAGCCCAGAGTCATTGTTACCTTGGGCAGGCACTCCACAACCTATGTTCTTTCCAAAGCAGGGTTTAAGGAAACTGACGGCATTTCCAAATTCCGCGGCAAAATCTACAAGGTGAAGTTTCTCAATGTGCCTCTGGTTATTGTGCCAATGTATCATCCTGCGTCTGTTTTGCATAATCCTAGATACAGGGATGAGCTGAAGAAGGATTTTCAGTTGCTTAAGAAGGAGCTTAGGAAGCGTCGCCTTGTCTGA
- a CDS encoding cysteine desulfurase, with translation MPKAELLDVQGVRKDFPILKSGVIYLDSTASSLTPEPVLAKILEFYREYRANVERGVHRLSVKASEECEQARKKVADFINAKSTSEIIWTRNTTEGINLVASGLKWKKGDKIVTTVLEHHSNFIVWLRVRDRSGVTIELVTPRKPVVKGILDLADFEKLVNDNTKLVAVAHVSNVLGVVLPIREIAEIAHEHGAYVLVDAAQSVPHMKVDVQKLDVDFLAFSGHKMCGPTGSGAIYMKQELTEKVEPLIIGGGSIREVGTDYYKLDASPRRFEGGTIDIAAVIGLGAAVDYLSKIGVDKIEAHEKLLVRCMYDGLTALRNVEVYGPEPDKRVGIVPFNVGDLNPHDVALALDVSANIMVRSGHHCAQPLTKTVLCRQGTARASCYLYNTLNEIEVFVSAVKEIADTMTK, from the coding sequence GTGCCTAAGGCTGAGCTCCTTGATGTGCAAGGGGTTAGGAAGGATTTTCCAATTCTGAAATCTGGCGTAATCTATCTGGACAGCACAGCAAGCAGTCTTACTCCTGAACCTGTTTTGGCAAAAATCCTTGAGTTTTACCGTGAGTATCGGGCAAATGTGGAGCGTGGCGTTCACCGTTTATCAGTGAAGGCTAGTGAGGAGTGTGAGCAAGCGAGGAAGAAAGTTGCTGATTTCATCAACGCTAAGTCCACTTCAGAAATTATCTGGACTCGCAACACTACTGAAGGCATTAACCTAGTTGCCAGCGGGTTGAAGTGGAAGAAAGGCGACAAAATTGTGACGACAGTGTTGGAGCATCATTCCAACTTTATTGTGTGGCTTCGTGTCAGAGACAGAAGCGGCGTAACAATCGAGTTAGTGACGCCTCGCAAGCCTGTTGTGAAAGGCATTTTGGATCTGGCTGACTTTGAGAAACTGGTTAATGACAACACGAAACTGGTTGCGGTTGCACACGTGTCGAATGTGTTGGGCGTGGTTCTTCCAATCAGAGAGATCGCGGAGATTGCCCATGAACATGGCGCTTACGTGCTGGTTGATGCAGCACAGTCTGTGCCTCACATGAAGGTTGATGTGCAGAAGCTGGATGTCGATTTCCTAGCGTTTAGTGGACATAAAATGTGTGGACCAACAGGCTCTGGCGCTATTTACATGAAACAAGAGTTGACTGAGAAAGTGGAGCCGCTGATCATTGGTGGCGGCTCAATAAGGGAAGTCGGCACTGATTACTATAAGCTTGATGCGAGTCCCAGACGTTTTGAAGGTGGCACGATCGACATAGCTGCTGTGATTGGTTTAGGCGCTGCAGTCGATTACCTGTCTAAGATAGGGGTGGACAAGATTGAGGCGCATGAAAAGCTGCTTGTCCGCTGCATGTACGACGGTCTGACAGCGTTGCGCAATGTTGAGGTCTACGGTCCTGAGCCTGATAAGCGAGTGGGGATCGTACCATTCAATGTGGGCGACTTGAACCCTCACGATGTGGCTCTGGCACTGGACGTTTCTGCAAATATTATGGTTCGCTCAGGGCACCACTGTGCGCAGCCTTTGACCAAAACTGTGTTATGCAGGCAGGGCACAGCACGAGCTTCATGCTACTTGTATAACACTCTAAATGAAATTGAAGTGTTTGTGTCTGCTGTGAAAGAAATCGCAGACACAATGACGAAGTAA
- a CDS encoding macro domain-containing protein: MSVTDHIYRDTKITVMAGDITKLEVDAIVNPANSQLIMGGGVAGFILRAGGDQIQKQALRKAPVPIGKAVATTAGKLKAKYIIHAPTMTRPAMAASLEEVKAATRGALDCAIQLRINSLAFPGLGTGVGGLNLQDAADAMIKEIKNHIEAGTTIKQVILVGYNPDLANAFQKATLKLH; this comes from the coding sequence ATGAGCGTCACGGACCACATTTACAGAGACACAAAGATCACAGTTATGGCAGGCGACATAACAAAACTCGAAGTCGACGCAATAGTCAACCCAGCCAACAGCCAACTTATAATGGGCGGAGGAGTAGCCGGTTTCATACTCAGAGCAGGCGGAGACCAAATACAAAAACAAGCCCTAAGAAAAGCACCAGTGCCAATCGGCAAAGCGGTAGCCACAACGGCTGGAAAACTCAAAGCAAAATACATCATACACGCGCCCACAATGACACGACCAGCCATGGCAGCGAGTTTAGAAGAAGTCAAAGCAGCAACCAGAGGCGCGCTAGATTGTGCCATACAACTGCGCATAAACAGCCTAGCTTTTCCAGGACTTGGCACAGGCGTCGGCGGACTTAACCTTCAAGACGCAGCAGACGCCATGATAAAAGAGATAAAGAACCACATCGAAGCTGGGACAACAATCAAACAAGTAATTCTCGTTGGCTACAACCCAGATCTTGCCAACGCCTTCCAAAAGGCGACCCTCAAGCTCCATTGA
- a CDS encoding bifunctional 5,6,7,8-tetrahydromethanopterin hydro-lyase/3-hexulose-6-phosphate synthase, with protein MSESSGRKPTSRGDFVRQLTAGMNKEMESKKTRKPTIAGTAKIMHIHRDTLYEWMREFGVEFEDALKREAEPPAFEKQKEKFTYLIGEALVGEGNEVAHVDLLIGDKNGPVGEAFAQGMSNLSVGHTPLLAVIRPNLPPKPHTLLVPKVTVKNLEQAGKIFGPAQAAVAKAVADSVEENIIPREKADDWVIVCSVFVHPEAKDYRQIYQYNYGATKLALQRALVSYPSLDKIFYDKDRAKHPIMGFKVPRLWRPPYLQIALDNPNIERAKEVVLQVPESDRVILEVGTPLLKKYGAKAVRELRENAQDVFIVADLKTLDVGKVEVDLAFEETADAAVAAGLAAPEILDGFIYEAKRLGIYAFVDMMGVADPVQKLRSLKQLPDVVILHRPIDVEKAGVHHRMEMIKELRQAFPHERLLIAIAGGIIPETAKEALEKGADIVIAGRYITQSKDVKRAVRDFLQVTPEMREDIDLYRVHVE; from the coding sequence ATGTCGGAATCTAGCGGCAGAAAACCTACCTCAAGAGGGGATTTTGTCCGACAGTTGACGGCGGGCATGAACAAAGAAATGGAAAGCAAGAAGACCAGAAAGCCGACAATTGCAGGAACCGCTAAGATAATGCACATTCACAGAGACACTCTTTACGAGTGGATGCGGGAATTCGGCGTGGAATTCGAAGATGCACTGAAGCGTGAAGCTGAGCCACCCGCCTTTGAGAAGCAAAAAGAGAAATTCACGTACTTGATCGGCGAAGCCCTTGTAGGCGAAGGCAATGAGGTTGCACACGTTGACCTTCTAATCGGAGATAAGAACGGCCCGGTCGGAGAAGCCTTTGCACAAGGCATGTCGAATCTATCCGTTGGACACACACCGCTGTTGGCTGTCATACGGCCCAATCTTCCACCTAAGCCTCACACGCTTTTGGTGCCAAAGGTGACTGTCAAGAATTTGGAGCAAGCTGGAAAAATTTTTGGTCCAGCGCAGGCAGCTGTCGCGAAGGCGGTAGCGGACTCCGTTGAAGAGAACATAATTCCAAGGGAGAAAGCGGACGATTGGGTAATCGTTTGCAGCGTGTTTGTTCATCCAGAAGCTAAGGACTACCGCCAGATTTATCAGTACAATTACGGCGCGACCAAACTGGCTTTGCAGAGAGCTTTAGTTAGCTATCCCTCGCTTGACAAGATATTCTACGACAAAGACAGGGCTAAGCATCCGATTATGGGTTTCAAAGTGCCTCGCTTGTGGAGACCGCCGTACCTGCAGATCGCGTTGGACAACCCGAACATTGAACGCGCCAAAGAGGTTGTGCTGCAGGTTCCGGAGAGCGACCGTGTCATTCTAGAAGTGGGCACACCACTTTTGAAGAAGTACGGCGCCAAAGCTGTCCGAGAACTACGTGAGAACGCCCAAGACGTGTTTATTGTGGCTGACTTGAAGACACTTGACGTGGGCAAAGTTGAGGTGGACTTAGCTTTTGAGGAGACAGCAGACGCTGCGGTTGCGGCTGGACTTGCGGCGCCCGAGATACTAGATGGCTTCATCTATGAAGCAAAGAGGCTTGGAATCTACGCTTTTGTCGACATGATGGGAGTTGCAGATCCTGTTCAGAAACTGCGTTCTCTGAAACAGCTGCCAGACGTTGTGATCCTGCATCGCCCCATTGACGTTGAGAAGGCTGGGGTTCACCACCGTATGGAAATGATCAAGGAGTTGCGACAAGCCTTTCCTCACGAGCGACTACTAATTGCAATCGCTGGTGGAATAATCCCGGAGACCGCTAAGGAGGCTTTGGAGAAAGGAGCAGACATAGTTATCGCAGGGCGTTACATCACACAGTCCAAGGACGTTAAGAGGGCTGTCAGAGACTTCCTTCAAGTCACTCCCGAGATGCGCGAAGACATCGACCTCTACAGAGTGCATGTGGAATAG
- a CDS encoding transglutaminase domain-containing protein — protein MKSLTTILFAFLLLSSLSLTQRVIVAEGDAEDKIYSVKSRVTYINPSDSDTIWNFTEDDRMIGLFMNNSWQNVELRNATHTVISVQTDEDGNKVGVLELPRSRLHPGENMTIAAEYQVVAKPRLIANISESESGTLGGIPEHMVQSYTGAEGPWLTNDPALINLAYEIAGNETNVLTIVKDTIGWIKLNIDYGTHEIPLYANQTLNVGVGDCDDQAVLLITLLRILGIPSYLQIGAVYVPQNVELNQSFWNNRVKIVQRKMGWHGWAEVYVPPWGWLPVDLTFVPQGFDDPLNAVRYGAVTEQNTVQYMNISKVDYVADSLEAKNFIVENGFLLYYEEGMTELSQNGRLRGFNPTVTIILIAAVTIVVSLVTILFMRRRRKRLEQQKPL, from the coding sequence ATGAAGAGCCTAACGACCATTCTTTTTGCTTTCCTGCTGTTGTCGTCATTGTCGTTAACTCAAAGAGTGATCGTGGCTGAAGGCGATGCTGAAGACAAGATCTATTCCGTAAAATCGCGCGTTACCTACATTAACCCATCTGATTCGGACACTATATGGAATTTCACCGAGGACGACAGGATGATTGGTTTGTTCATGAACAATTCTTGGCAGAACGTCGAGCTGAGAAATGCTACTCACACGGTGATATCTGTTCAAACTGATGAAGATGGAAACAAAGTTGGCGTCTTGGAACTGCCAAGGTCGCGGTTACATCCGGGCGAAAATATGACTATCGCTGCTGAGTATCAGGTTGTGGCAAAGCCACGATTGATCGCCAACATTTCTGAGAGTGAATCGGGCACACTTGGTGGAATACCAGAACACATGGTGCAGTCGTACACAGGCGCTGAAGGACCATGGTTAACAAATGATCCTGCGCTGATAAACCTGGCTTATGAGATTGCTGGAAACGAGACCAACGTTTTGACAATCGTGAAGGATACTATCGGCTGGATTAAACTGAACATTGATTACGGCACTCATGAAATCCCGTTATACGCCAATCAGACTTTAAACGTCGGTGTCGGAGACTGTGACGATCAAGCCGTTCTCCTCATAACTCTGCTCCGCATTCTTGGGATTCCTTCCTACCTTCAGATCGGCGCTGTCTACGTGCCGCAAAATGTGGAATTGAATCAAAGTTTTTGGAACAATCGCGTGAAAATCGTTCAGAGAAAGATGGGTTGGCATGGATGGGCAGAGGTCTACGTTCCGCCTTGGGGTTGGCTGCCTGTCGATCTGACCTTTGTTCCTCAAGGATTTGATGATCCTTTAAACGCTGTCCGTTACGGCGCGGTTACTGAACAGAACACGGTTCAGTACATGAACATTTCGAAGGTTGACTATGTCGCTGACTCACTCGAAGCGAAGAACTTCATCGTCGAAAACGGATTTCTGCTGTACTACGAAGAGGGGATGACGGAATTATCGCAGAACGGAAGACTCAGAGGGTTTAACCCTACTGTGACAATTATTCTCATTGCTGCAGTAACCATAGTGGTTTCACTCGTCACTATACTCTTTATGCGTCGCCGAAGAAAACGACTAGAACAGCAAAAGCCTCTCTGA
- a CDS encoding 50S ribosomal protein L2 has translation MGKRIRVQRRGRGGSTFRAATHKRVAPAQYPPLSKAEIENLVQGRIQQIVHEPGRGSPLALIELENDKDFYTVVPEGVFQGQTIQMGSKASVDVGNILTLGDIPPGTMVCSIELQPGDGGKVCRSSGAYATVVAHTPLGTMIKFPSGKTTYLNNLSRAMVGLVSGSGRVDKPFLKAGPRYHLMHAKGHKYQRPRGVAMIAAVHPYGSSHRGARKVTTVSRHAPPGQKVGLIAARRAGRGRKRRE, from the coding sequence ATGGGCAAACGCATTCGTGTCCAACGCCGCGGACGAGGCGGATCTACATTCAGAGCTGCCACACACAAGAGAGTAGCCCCCGCTCAGTATCCACCGTTGTCAAAAGCAGAGATTGAAAACTTGGTTCAAGGCCGAATCCAACAAATAGTCCATGAACCCGGAAGAGGCAGCCCACTAGCGCTCATAGAACTTGAAAACGACAAAGACTTCTACACAGTTGTACCTGAAGGCGTCTTTCAAGGTCAAACCATACAAATGGGCAGCAAAGCATCGGTTGATGTCGGTAACATCCTCACATTAGGCGACATACCTCCAGGCACCATGGTATGCAGCATTGAACTTCAACCCGGGGACGGAGGAAAAGTCTGCCGCTCAAGCGGAGCCTACGCCACAGTGGTGGCACATACACCTTTGGGCACCATGATCAAGTTTCCCAGCGGAAAAACCACATACTTGAACAACTTGTCCCGAGCCATGGTTGGCTTAGTTTCCGGGTCAGGAAGAGTTGATAAACCGTTCCTTAAAGCAGGCCCACGTTATCATTTGATGCACGCCAAAGGACACAAATATCAGCGTCCAAGAGGCGTAGCCATGATAGCGGCGGTTCACCCATACGGCAGTAGCCACAGAGGCGCACGCAAAGTCACAACGGTCAGCAGGCATGCGCCGCCAGGTCAAAAAGTTGGATTGATCGCTGCACGTAGGGCTGGACGAGGAAGAAAAAGAAGAGAATAG
- a CDS encoding methyltransferase domain-containing protein: MKESYGKRWASLKATKSSQPKSLASLHSAHEVLLEELKPREGMQVLDIGSGSGETVLAIAEKVGTTGKAVGIDFSEEGIELAQEKAKKRGLENVTEFRLGNAVKLPFPDNSFDAIISECVVCLIQDKQKTLNEKVRVLKPGGRVIMHDVVTWAPMPQAMREDKGLYCECVGGAVSISEYVEMMKKAGLANIKTVDFTKDAKKMMNPSTITQELRQRKDKSACEIVDFVNKGGIGYALLIGTKKKT; the protein is encoded by the coding sequence GTGAAAGAGTCGTATGGAAAGAGGTGGGCAAGCCTCAAAGCAACGAAGTCCTCTCAACCCAAGAGCCTGGCAAGCTTACACTCAGCACATGAAGTACTTCTTGAAGAACTGAAACCTCGCGAAGGAATGCAAGTGCTTGACATCGGGTCTGGAAGTGGCGAAACCGTGCTGGCAATTGCCGAGAAAGTTGGCACGACAGGAAAGGCCGTGGGCATAGACTTTTCAGAGGAAGGCATAGAACTAGCACAAGAAAAAGCCAAGAAGAGAGGATTAGAAAACGTCACAGAGTTTCGCCTAGGGAACGCTGTGAAGTTGCCGTTCCCCGACAACTCGTTTGACGCCATCATCAGTGAATGCGTTGTCTGCCTGATTCAAGACAAACAGAAGACATTGAATGAGAAAGTGCGCGTTTTGAAGCCCGGTGGACGCGTTATCATGCACGATGTTGTAACGTGGGCGCCCATGCCCCAAGCCATGCGAGAAGACAAAGGATTATACTGCGAATGTGTCGGCGGAGCCGTCAGCATAAGCGAATATGTGGAAATGATGAAAAAGGCTGGACTAGCCAACATCAAGACTGTAGACTTCACTAAAGATGCCAAGAAAATGATGAACCCCAGCACAATCACCCAAGAACTAAGACAGAGAAAGGACAAATCAGCCTGTGAAATAGTCGACTTTGTCAACAAGGGCGGCATAGGTTACGCACTATTGATCGGCACAAAGAAAAAGACATAG